In the genome of Candidatus Falkowbacteria bacterium, the window CAAAGAGGTGGATGTTAATTATTTCGGTTTGATAGACCTGCGCTGATATGAGAAAGTGGCTAAAAAAAATCCGAAGCAATGACGGCTTTTCTTTCATCGAGCTTCTGGCCGTCATGTTCATCGTGAATGTGGCTCTGGTCGCCCTGATCAGCATGTCGCTGCAGGCGATCCAGACAGAGAGGTTTAATCGTAACGTCCTGATAGCCGCTCAGCTGGCCCAGGAGGGCATCGAGCTGGTGCGTAATATCCGGGACAATGATTGGCAGGCAGGGGTTACGCCGAGTTCGATCTTCAATTCGGCGAATGACGGCGTCTATGCCATGGACTATACTTTAGGCGCGGCCGTGCCGCTGACCGGCGGGCTGACTGACGACGCCTCCAAACTGTATACGGATACCCAGGGCTATTATTCCCATGACAGTACCGGCACCTCTACCAAGTTCAGGCGAGCCATATCGATCTTCGCTGCCGGCATTGCCTCGACAACCGTGACCAGCGAAGTGCGGTTCAGCGATGGAGTGACGGCCAGGAATTACAAAGTTGAAACCATCCTTTATGACTGGAAATAGGACAATCAAGCTGCCAGCGCGGCTCAAATCCGAGGAGGGCTTCAGCCTTTTGGAGATCCTGATGTCCATGCTGGTCTTCAACCTGATGATTCTGGCCATCGGCGGCATCTTCACTCAGATGGTCGATGGCCAGCGTGCGGCCATCGTCGGCAAGAATATAGGAGAGAATATGTCATACACCATGGAAGTGATGGCGAAAGAACTGCGTTCAGCCCGGCGTGAAAATTTTATGGGCACAAGGGATTGTACCGAGGCGGTTGACGGAGTCGAAGTGGCCGATGGCCGCATCTATTCGACTTCGACTACGGCTGGAGAGCTGACCTTCCAGAACAAAAACGGCGAATGCGTCAAATATTATCTGAGCGGCGATACGCTGATGGTCGAGCGGGTCTCCGGTTTGGGCACGATGGTCGCCTCAACCACAGCCAATCAGATCGCCATCAACCGGTTTGACTTCCTGATTAATGACAACGACACGAGCCAGCCGCGCGTCACCTTGGTGATCGAGGCGCAAGGCAAGAACAAGGCGGTCGGCAAACAGGTGGTCAAACTACAGACTACAGTCTCATCAAGATTCTATGAACATAATTGATAAGATCAGAAATCAGCGAGGCTCGGCTTTGCTCATGACCATCCTGGTGCTGAGCAGCTTGATGGTGGTCGGATTGTCGGCCGCCAGCGTCGCTTTGTCCGGCGTCCTGATCAGCGGCGTGCAGCAACGTTCGACCGTGGCCTTGTATGTGGCCGAGACCGGAGCGGAGGAGGCCTTATACCAGGCCAGAAAGAACGGCTGGGTCTTGCCTGTGGCTTCTTCGAGCGCTAATGTCTTTGGCACCTCGACTTTGTCTAACGGCGGTTTTTACACCGTCGACTACGCCTCATCGACCGATATCCTGACCGGGTCGTCAACTAATTCATTTTTTAGCGACGGCGACTTCAAGGAGACGCGCCGGCGCATCGAACTCCAATTCTGATATGAGCCAAGAAATCAAGCAAAGGATAGATAAGCTGAAAGCGGAGATAGACCATCACCGCTATCTTTATCATGTCCTGGACCAACAGGAAATCAGCGAGGCGGCGCTTGATTCCTTGAAGCACGAGCTATTCAGGCTTGAGCAAGCCCATCCCGAATTAATAACTCCTGATTCGCCGACCCAGCGCGTAGCCGGCGAGGTCCTGGCCAAGTTCGCCAAGGTCGAGCACAGCCAGCCGATGCTGTCGCTGTATGACGCCTTTTCACCTGAAGACATGAGGGACTGGGAGGCTAGGATGGAACGCATACTGCCGGGCCAGAAATTCAGCTATTACTGCGAACTGAAGATGGACGGCCTGGCCATGAGCTTGGTCTATCGCCAGGGTGTCTTTGTCCAGGGAGCGACCCGGGGAGACGGCCGGGTCGGGGAAAACGTTACCCAGAATCTGCGGACCATCGAGTCTATTCCGTTACGTTTGCGCGTCCCGACCTTGGCTGAATTGAAAAAGATCGGCCTGACCCAGGCTTCGATAAATACGTTGTTTGATAAGATCAATAATGGCGAGGTCGAGGTTCGCGGAGAAGCGATCATGAACCTGAAGACCTTCGCGAACCTGAACAAGAAATACGCCAAGGAGGGCAAGCCTTTGCTGGCCAACCCGAGAAACGGCGCGGCCGGATCGATCCGGCAGCTGGATACGTCGGTGACGGCTGAGCGACAGCTTGATTTCCATGTCTATGCCTTGGTGACCGAACTCGGTCTGACCAAACACGAAGAAGAGCATGAGCTAGCCAAGCTGCTAGGTTTTAAAATTCTGAAAGAGAACAAGCTTTGCAAAAATCTTGATGAGGCCATCAAATTCCATGACCATTGGGAAGCGCATAAGCACGAGATGCCGTTCGAGTGTGACGGCGCGGTAATCCTGGTGGATGACACCACGCTGTGGCCCAAGTTGGGCGTCGTCGGCAAAGGCCCGCGTTACGTCATGGCCTACAAGTTTGCGGCCGAGCAAGTAACGACCAAGCTTTTGGATGTGATCTGGCAGGTCGGCCGTACCGGCGCCCTGACTCCGACTGCTGTCCTCGAGCCGGTGCGGGTCGGCGGCGTTACCGTCAGCCGCTCGACGCTGCATAATATGGACGAGATTGAGCGGCTGGACTTGCGCTTGGGCGATACGGTGATTCTAGAGCGGGCCGGCGATGTCATACCCAAAATTATCCAAGCGCTTGTAAATCTACGCAATGGCAAGGAAAAGAAAATCGCGCCGCCTAAAGAGTGCCCGATGTGTGACAGCCCGGTCGTCCGCCTTGAAGGCGAGGTGGCTTATCGCTGCTCGAACAAGAGCTGCTACGCCGCCAATCTGCGGGGCTTTTATCATTGGACCTCAAAAGTCGCCATGGATATCCCCGGACTGGGACCGAAAATCATCGATCAGCTGGTTAAAGAGGGATTGGTGGCCGATCCGTCAGATTTTTATGCCTTGACGGTCGGCGACCTCTTGCCGCTCGAGCGTTTCGCCGAGAAATCGGCCGAGAACCTGATCGACTCGATCAACGAACGGAAGGCCGTGCCGCTTGAACGCCTGCTGGTCGCCCTGGGCATCAGGCACGTCGGCGAGGAGACGGCATTGCTTTTGGCCAAGGAAATTGCCAAAAGCAAAGAACCAGACGACGAGCTATCGATAGGCGGATTGATTGAGATAATGGACGGTTACAGCCTGGAAGAGCTGCAGGAACTGCCCGATATCGGACCGATCGTGGGGCAGAGCATCTACGAATGGTTCCACGCCAAGCACAATATCGAATTGTTGAAAAAATTAGCAAAAAATGGGCTAAAATTAAATAAAAATAATCAAAAATCAATCGTCTCAAATGCCGCATTCAGCGGCAAAACTCTGGTCTTGACCGGCACCTTGTCCAGTTTGACAAGAGACGAGGCAAAAGCTAAGATAAGAGAATTAGGCGGCAAAATTAGCAGTAGCGTTAGCAAAAAGACCGACTTCGTGGTCGCTGGTGTCGAGGCCGGCAGCAAGTTGGAAGACGCAAAAAAACTTGACGTCAAAATCCTGACAGAAGAAGAATTTTTGAAAATAGCCAATTCATAGTCTTATAAAATATGCATTTAACCAAACAGGAAATCGAACATGTCGCCAAGTTGGCGAGATTGGAACTAACCGAAGAGGAAGTTACTAAATACGGCGAACAGTTGTCCGCCGTCTTGTCGTATATCGATCAGCTTTCCGAGGTCGACACGGCCGGCGTCGAGCCGACCGCTCAGGTCACCGGCCTGGAAAACGTCTGGCGCGAAGACCAAGTCGAGGTCTGGGACGAGACTCAGACTAGGAACGCTCTTGAACTGGCCCCGGAACTGGAAGATGGCCAGATCAAGGTAAAGCGGATTCTTGAGTAAACAATAATTTTTATGAAATTGAACGAACTGACAATAGCGGAAGCGCAAACCAAGTTGGAGGCTGGAGAGGTGACATCAGTCGAATTGACTGAGGCTTGCCTGGCCCGCATCGAAGAGGTCGATGGCGAGGTCAAAGCCTGCCTGACTGTAGCTGCCGACGAGGCTTTAGCCGCAGCTCGCGCTGCTGACGAACGCCGCGCCTCCGGAGAGACCGGCCCGCTTTTAGGCATCCCTTTCCTTTGCAAGGATAATATAATGACCGCCGGCATTAAAACGACGGCCGCTTCAAAAATTTTGGAAAACTATATCGCTCCTTACGACGCGACCATAGTCGTGCGGCTGAAAGAGGCTGGAGCCGTGCTCTTGGGCAAGACCAATCTGGACGAGTTCGCTCATGGTGCTTCGACCGAGAACAGCGCCTTCGGAACCACCCACAATCCTTATGACCTGGAGCGCGTGCCTGGTGGTTCCTCAGGGGGCTCAGCCGCGGCTGTTGCCGCTGATATGTGCCTGTTCGCTTTGGGCACCGACACCGGCGGCTCGATCCGCTGCCCGGCCAGCTTCTGCGGCATTACCGGCCTCAAGCCGACCTACGGCCGCAGCTCACGTTTCGGACTGGTCGCCATGACCAGCTCGACCGACGTGCCGGGGCCGATGACCAAGACGGCCGAGGATGCTGCCATCGTCGAACAGGTAATCGCCGGGCTTGACCGCTATGATGCCACGACCGTCGATCGCCCGGTTCCGGAATATCGAGATGAATTAAGCTCGCCGCTTAAAGGCAAGAAAATCGGTTTGCCTAAGGAATATTTTACCGACGGTATCGAACCGGAAGTCAGCGTCGCCGTGAAGGAAGCGATCGAGGAATACAAGAAGCTCGGCG includes:
- the ligA gene encoding NAD-dependent DNA ligase LigA; the encoded protein is MSQEIKQRIDKLKAEIDHHRYLYHVLDQQEISEAALDSLKHELFRLEQAHPELITPDSPTQRVAGEVLAKFAKVEHSQPMLSLYDAFSPEDMRDWEARMERILPGQKFSYYCELKMDGLAMSLVYRQGVFVQGATRGDGRVGENVTQNLRTIESIPLRLRVPTLAELKKIGLTQASINTLFDKINNGEVEVRGEAIMNLKTFANLNKKYAKEGKPLLANPRNGAAGSIRQLDTSVTAERQLDFHVYALVTELGLTKHEEEHELAKLLGFKILKENKLCKNLDEAIKFHDHWEAHKHEMPFECDGAVILVDDTTLWPKLGVVGKGPRYVMAYKFAAEQVTTKLLDVIWQVGRTGALTPTAVLEPVRVGGVTVSRSTLHNMDEIERLDLRLGDTVILERAGDVIPKIIQALVNLRNGKEKKIAPPKECPMCDSPVVRLEGEVAYRCSNKSCYAANLRGFYHWTSKVAMDIPGLGPKIIDQLVKEGLVADPSDFYALTVGDLLPLERFAEKSAENLIDSINERKAVPLERLLVALGIRHVGEETALLLAKEIAKSKEPDDELSIGGLIEIMDGYSLEELQELPDIGPIVGQSIYEWFHAKHNIELLKKLAKNGLKLNKNNQKSIVSNAAFSGKTLVLTGTLSSLTRDEAKAKIRELGGKISSSVSKKTDFVVAGVEAGSKLEDAKKLDVKILTEEEFLKIANS
- the gatA gene encoding Asp-tRNA(Asn)/Glu-tRNA(Gln) amidotransferase subunit GatA gives rise to the protein MKLNELTIAEAQTKLEAGEVTSVELTEACLARIEEVDGEVKACLTVAADEALAAARAADERRASGETGPLLGIPFLCKDNIMTAGIKTTAASKILENYIAPYDATIVVRLKEAGAVLLGKTNLDEFAHGASTENSAFGTTHNPYDLERVPGGSSGGSAAAVAADMCLFALGTDTGGSIRCPASFCGITGLKPTYGRSSRFGLVAMTSSTDVPGPMTKTAEDAAIVEQVIAGLDRYDATTVDRPVPEYRDELSSPLKGKKIGLPKEYFTDGIEPEVSVAVKEAIEEYKKLGAEVVEVSLPHTKYGVPVYYIITPSEVSSNLARHDGIRYGYSTHANENSLDKVYTNSRGQGFGQEAKRRIMLGTYALSAGYFDAYYLQAQKVRTKIKEEFDKVLAEVDFLLTPTSPHPAFKIGEQAADPLKMYLEDIFVTGASLAGLPALAIPCGTAHGLPVGLQLIGRAFEESTLLSAAHHYQQATAWHKNKPKL
- the gatC gene encoding Asp-tRNA(Asn)/Glu-tRNA(Gln) amidotransferase subunit GatC, which codes for MHLTKQEIEHVAKLARLELTEEEVTKYGEQLSAVLSYIDQLSEVDTAGVEPTAQVTGLENVWREDQVEVWDETQTRNALELAPELEDGQIKVKRILE